In the genome of Hippoglossus hippoglossus isolate fHipHip1 chromosome 4, fHipHip1.pri, whole genome shotgun sequence, one region contains:
- the rasl11b gene encoding ras-like protein family member 11B, with product MRLIQNMTTIAECAAPEHPVPNRVMKIAVIGGSGVGKTALVVRFLTRRFIGDYERNAGNLYSREVQVDGEQVTIQVQDTPGAEMTDNGVSLPDHVSCSIQWADAVVLVYSVTDRRSFDQIQQLHQLVTRTGGANVPPVILLANKADLVHLRRVDSQQGPLLAGTLGCSFYEVSASEDYSQVHGAFHRLCCQLAKRPLPASNSSNNSVGAATEKRRSPLIPRPKSPNMQDLKRRFKQALSAKVRTVTSV from the exons ATGCGTCTGATCCAGAACATGACGACCATCGCGGAGTGTGCTGCTCCCGAACACCCGGTGCCCAACAGGGTGATGAAGATAGCTGTGATAGGAGGCAGCGGGGTTGGCAAAACAG CGCTTGTTGTGAGATTCCTCACCAGACGCTTCATTGGAGACTACGAGAGAAATGCTG GTAATCTGTACTCCAGAGAGGTCCAGGTGGACGGAGAGCAGGTGACCATCCAGGTCCAGGACACTCCTGGTGCAGAG ATGACAGATAATGGAGTCAGTCTACCTGACCATGTGAGCTGCTCCATCCAGTGGGCCGATGCTGTGGTTCTGGTGTACTCTGTGACAGACCGCCGCAGCTTCGACCAGATCCAACAGCTGCACCAGCTGGTGACTCGCACCGGTGGCGCTAACGTGCCCCCAGTGATCCTGCTCGCCAATAAGGCGGACCTGGTGCACCTGAGGCGTGTAGACTCGCAGCAGGGCCCCCTGCTGGCAGGAACTCTAGGCTGCTCTTTCTACGAAGTGTCTGCCAGCGAGGACTACAGCCAGGTGCACGGCGCCTTCCACAGGCTGTGCTGCCAGCTCGCCAAGCGCCCGCTGCCCGCCTCCAACTCCTCAAACAACTCTGTCGGCGCCGCCACGGAGAAGCGGCGCTCGCCCCTTATCCCCAGGCCCAAATCTCCCAACATGCAAGACCTGAAGAGACGATTCAAGCAAGCGCTGTCTGCCAAGGTCAGGACTGTCACCTCGGTGTGA